Proteins from a genomic interval of Thunnus maccoyii chromosome 1, fThuMac1.1, whole genome shotgun sequence:
- the LOC121901650 gene encoding serum amyloid A-5 protein-like, with protein sequence MKLLIAGIVLILIVESYAQWYKFPVEAAQGARDMHRAYRDMKEANWKNSDKYFHARGNRDAAQRGAGGRWAARVISDAREWAQEQTGHGNEDAEADQRANRHGRNGGDPNVYRPKGLPKKY encoded by the exons ATGAAGTTGCTGATAGCAGGAATAGTTCTGATTCTAATAGTGGAATCCTACGCCCAGTGGTACAAGTTTCCTGTCGAAGCTGCCCAAG GAGCTCGTGACATGCATCGAGCATACAGAGACATGAAGGAGGCCAACTGGAAAAACTCTGACAAGTACTTTCATGCTAGAGGGAACCGTGATGCTGCCCAAAGAGGAGCTGGAGGCAGATGGGCTGCTAGGGTTATAAG TGATGCCAGAGAATGGGCGCAGGAACAAACGGGTCATGGTAATGAGGACGCTGAGGCTGATCAGAGGGCAAACCGTCATGGGCGGAATGGAGGAGATCCCAACGTTTACAGGCCAAAAGGACTGCCTAAGAAATATTGA
- the LOC121899185 gene encoding serum amyloid A-1 protein-like, translating to MHRAYRDMKEANWKNSDKYFHARGNRDAAQRGAGGRWAARVISDAREWAQEQTGHGNEDAEADQRANRHGRNGGDPNVYRPKGLPKKY from the exons ATGCATCGAGCATACAGAGACATGAAGGAGGCCAACTGGAAAAACTCTGACAAGTACTTTCATGCTAGAGGGAACCGTGATGCTGCCCAAAGAGGAGCTGGAGGCAGATGGGCTGCTAGGGTTATAAG TGATGCCAGAGAATGGGCGCAGGAACAAACGGGTCATGGTAATGAGGACGCTGAGGCTGATCAGAGGGCAAACCGTCATGGGCGGAATGGAGGAGATCCCAACGTTTACAGGCCAAAAGGACTGCCTAAGAAATATTGA
- the LOC121901640 gene encoding serum amyloid A-5 protein-like produces the protein MKLLIAGIVLILIVESYAQWYKFPVEAAQGARDMRRAYRDMKEANWKDSDKYFHARGNRDAAQRGAGGRWAAEVISDAREWAQERMGHGAEDSAADQRASRHGRNGGDPNVYRPKGLPKKY, from the exons ATGAAGTTGCTGATAGCAGGAATAGTTCTGATTCTAATAGTGGAATCCTACGCCCAGTGGTACAAGTTTCCTGTCGAAGCTGCCCAAG GAGCTCGTGACATGCGGCGAGCATACAGAGACATGAAGGAGGCCAACTGGAAAGACTCTGACAAGTACTTTCATGCTAGAGGGAACCGTGATGCTGCCCAAAGAGGAGCTGGAGGCAGATGGGCTGCTGAAGTTATAAG TGATGCCAGAGAATGGGCGCAGGAACGAATGGGTCATGGTGCTGAGGACTCTGCGGCTGATCAGAGGGCAAGCCGTCATGGGCGGAATGGAGGAGATCCCAACGTTTACAGGCCAAAAGGACTGCCTAAGAAATATTGA